The DNA segment ATGCCGGACGGATCATTCGCGCAAGACGCATGGACGGCAGCAATTGAATTAGCGCGTGGCGAAGGACGCCTCTCTGATTCGCAAACTGCGTTCGTTCGCCTCGCAAAACCACTGGCAATCGTCGACGATCGCTTCCTTATAGGGGTAGCAACTGAATTCACCCGGAACCTCATTAACACCAATGTTGCCCAAGTGTTAACGGAACAACTATCCGCCATCATCGGCCGAGAAATGACGCTAGACATCTCCGTCGATCGTGCACTATCCGAAGAAAAAGTGACCCCTGCATCGTCGTCGAACCATGCTCCGAGCCAGGAATCTTCACTGCGTTCTGTCGCAACGCTTCCATCACCTGTGCATGCCGAAGAAAACGTTGATAATTCACCAATGGCAGAGCCTTCTGAAATATTTCCAGCGCCAAGTCATTCGCACGCTGTACCCGAGGCAGTAAATACTCCACAAAATATTCAACGTGGACACGACACCCGTAGCTCTGCGCGCCTCAATCCGCGCTATACCTTCGAAACGTTCGTCACCGGAGAATCGAATCGCTTTGCTCATGCGACAGCACTTGCAGTCTCCGAACTGCCCGGCTCAACTTATAATCCGTTGTTTCTCTACTCTGACTCCGGAATGGGGAAAACCCACCTTCTGCATGCCATCGGAAACTCCGTACAACAAATGTTTCCGAACAAAAAAGTTCTCTATGTTTCTGCCGAAGAATTCACCAACGCCTTTATTAATGCGCTAGCGAACGGCCAAATGCACAACTTCAAAGACCAATTCCGTACGGTTGACGTCCTGCTGATTGACGATATTCAATTCTTATCTGGCCGCGACCGATCCCGAACTCTGGAAGAATTTTTCCACACCTTCAACGCACTCATTAATTCCAGTAAGCAAATCGTGATCACCTCCGACGTGGCACCAAACTTGCTCGTCGACTTCGAAGATCGCATGATTTCGCGCTTCAAATCTGGAATCACGGCAGCTATCGACTTGCCAAACCTCGAAACACGTATTGCGATTTTGAACCGAAAAGCAATGGCAGAAGGACTAGTAGTTCCACGCGACGTCGTGGAATTCATTGCCTCACGAATCACCAGTAACGTTCGTGAAATGGAAGGCGCACTGCGTCGAATCCGGGCTTTTGCTGACCTGACCAAACAAGAGATTTCCCTACAGCTAGCTGAATCTCAGCTCAAAGATATGATTTCTGATCCCTCGTCTATTCAGGTCACTGCCGGAATGATCGTGGCTCAAGTGTCGAATTATTTCAATGTTCCGCTAGCTGATTTAAAGTCGCCAACAAGAACCCGAACCCTGACTCAGCCACGCCACGTAGCAATGTATCTATGTCGAGAACTCACAGATCTCTCGCTTCCTAAGATCGCTGAGGAGTTCAATCGTCGAGACCACACCACCGTGATGAACGCAGTTCGTAAAGTGGAGGCGCTGATGGCTGAAAAGCAAACGATTTTCAACCAAGTATCTGAGCTAACAACGATTATTAAGAACGCTGCGCGCGACCATGCGCAACTGTCGAATGAGTAATGACATCTTCTTGTGATTTATTTTGTGGATAACTGTGGATAAAACCTGTGAATCTGTGGATAAAAACTACTTTGTTTTGTCTCATTCACATAATGGCGTGTTTTACTCACACTAATAACCACACATAATCCACTACCTAAAATGTTGATAGATCACCGAAAAAATGTGATTTCCACAGTTTCCACAGAGCCTATTACTACTACTACATATATAAATACTGGAAACAACCGATAGCCACCGACTGCGAGTAAGTAACGTTTTCCAAGCAAAATGTCATTTCAATTCCGACCAATGCTCACTATCGCGTACAGTTATAAGTAGTAATTTTGAAGAAAGTAGGTTGCGGTGAAATTAATCGTTGAACATGACGTCTTCACAGAAGCCGTTACATGGGTTGCTCGTACCATCCCGAATCGTCCAGCGATTCCAGTACTTGCCGGTTTAAAAATCCAAGCATCCCAAAACGGTATCGTTTCATTAAGTTCACGTGATTCAGATATTTCGTCCCATGTTGATATCGAAGCAGATGTTCTCACCGCCGGCGATGTATTGATCAATGGTCGTCTTCTTGCCGATATCTGCCGTGCTTTGCCACGTAAACCTATCGAACTGACTCTCGAAGGCACCAAGCTCGATATCGAATGCGGATCTTCGCACTTTTCGATGAAAACTATGGCAAGCGAAGATTTCACTGAAGGTGGCGAAATGCCGCCAGTGGTTGGAACAGTTGATGGTGCTCAATGGCTAGAAGCTATCAGTCAAGTAACTATTGCGGCGTCCAACGATGACACGTTGCCACTTCTCGTTTCGGTATGTATCGAGATTAATGGCGATTCTTTAGCACTTATGGCTACCGATCGTTACCGTTTGGCGGTACGTGAACTGACATGGAAGCCAGCTGATACCACCATCTCACAACGTATTCTGGTTCGCGCTTCGCGCCTCCTTGATATTGCTAAAGCACTCGGATCTGCCGGTCCAATCGATATTTCACTCTCCGATTCACTTATCGGATTTGCTGCCGGTGGCAAGCAGAACACAGTTCAACTGATCGACGGCGAATATCCACAAGTTCTTTCACTCTTCCCGTCAGAAAGCGCCGGATATATGGTGATGGATCGCGCCGATATGCTCGACGCCATCAAGCGTTCGCGCCTTGTTGTGGAAAAGAATGCTGCAGTGCGTTTGTCCTTCACCGAAGGCGAAGTAACAATCGAAGCAGGGCAAGGCGACCAAGCACAAGCATCTGAGGCCCTCGCAGCTGAAGTTGTTGGAGAAGATTTGAAGATGGCATTCAACCCGATCTTCCTTCAAGAAGGTTTTTCAGTTATGGCCGGGGAGAAAATCCGTCTCTCTGTCACGCATCCAACAAAACCAGCAGTCATGACTGCCGAAAAAGACGGCGAATCTATTGACGATTTCCGTCTCTTGTTGATGCCAGTACGTACGTTCGGCAGCAACTGACACCGTGTACATCTCTGACCTCGCATTGAACGATTTTCGTTCATATCGCGAAGTTGTTGTTTCCTGT comes from the Arcanobacterium phocisimile genome and includes:
- the dnaA gene encoding chromosomal replication initiator protein DnaA — protein: MPDGSFAQDAWTAAIELARGEGRLSDSQTAFVRLAKPLAIVDDRFLIGVATEFTRNLINTNVAQVLTEQLSAIIGREMTLDISVDRALSEEKVTPASSSNHAPSQESSLRSVATLPSPVHAEENVDNSPMAEPSEIFPAPSHSHAVPEAVNTPQNIQRGHDTRSSARLNPRYTFETFVTGESNRFAHATALAVSELPGSTYNPLFLYSDSGMGKTHLLHAIGNSVQQMFPNKKVLYVSAEEFTNAFINALANGQMHNFKDQFRTVDVLLIDDIQFLSGRDRSRTLEEFFHTFNALINSSKQIVITSDVAPNLLVDFEDRMISRFKSGITAAIDLPNLETRIAILNRKAMAEGLVVPRDVVEFIASRITSNVREMEGALRRIRAFADLTKQEISLQLAESQLKDMISDPSSIQVTAGMIVAQVSNYFNVPLADLKSPTRTRTLTQPRHVAMYLCRELTDLSLPKIAEEFNRRDHTTVMNAVRKVEALMAEKQTIFNQVSELTTIIKNAARDHAQLSNE
- the dnaN gene encoding DNA polymerase III subunit beta, giving the protein MKLIVEHDVFTEAVTWVARTIPNRPAIPVLAGLKIQASQNGIVSLSSRDSDISSHVDIEADVLTAGDVLINGRLLADICRALPRKPIELTLEGTKLDIECGSSHFSMKTMASEDFTEGGEMPPVVGTVDGAQWLEAISQVTIAASNDDTLPLLVSVCIEINGDSLALMATDRYRLAVRELTWKPADTTISQRILVRASRLLDIAKALGSAGPIDISLSDSLIGFAAGGKQNTVQLIDGEYPQVLSLFPSESAGYMVMDRADMLDAIKRSRLVVEKNAAVRLSFTEGEVTIEAGQGDQAQASEALAAEVVGEDLKMAFNPIFLQEGFSVMAGEKIRLSVTHPTKPAVMTAEKDGESIDDFRLLLMPVRTFGSN